A single Aspergillus puulaauensis MK2 DNA, chromosome 7, nearly complete sequence DNA region contains:
- a CDS encoding cytochrome P450 (COG:Q;~EggNog:ENOG410PPFI;~InterPro:IPR001128,IPR002401,IPR036396;~PFAM:PF00067;~go_function: GO:0005506 - iron ion binding [Evidence IEA];~go_function: GO:0016705 - oxidoreductase activity, acting on paired donors, with incorporation or reduction of molecular oxygen [Evidence IEA];~go_function: GO:0020037 - heme binding [Evidence IEA];~go_process: GO:0055114 - oxidation-reduction process [Evidence IEA]), translating into MALLLLGGIVLTAFIVRVIYAHFFSPLSHIPSASILAPVSRLLWEFPTEYRGQITLALPELHRKLGPLVRIGPSEVSFYGIDIYNKVHKPASAFVKDPRVYGQFVQDGHPALFSITDNKEHALRRRHMGLLFNRSRVPALTPMMLEEISHFNALCQSLRAKGVPIDLVPTCRALEADIISRFAFGNAIGAIDSLAVTGEELQIVKQNDLQSSKMPLYTNFPSLVKVTVLMSTVLFKLTGRGLVPLESQNRFDCWANDQLKATLDTENASSMSFLKVMAGIRIPEQCALSEAKEMLGPGTDTTSSTLAHILWALSLNQSFKNSLVADLESAQWPTDMSALESIPSLVACVKEGVRWTGSAAAMLPRIVPKGGAVLGGIQVPQGTMISSSPIWYLRDETAFPDPERYRPGRWLDRDDNDQLSVLRNEYYVPFSKGASSCVGIHFAYLELYLSVSQILRRYHIQPADPTMVSVDCEAILPSRREWVSAVPTSPLHVYLSERNLDK; encoded by the exons ATGGCTTTGCTGCTTTTAGGCGGGATTGTTCTCACAGCGTTTATAGTTAGG GTAATTTATGCGCATTTTTTCTCCCCACTGTCCCATATTCCCAGTGCGAGTATTCTTGCACCGGTTTCCCGCTTACTATGGGAGTTTCCTACGGAATATCGCGGGCAGATAACACTGGCCCTGCCAGAGCTGCACCGAAAGCTTG GCCCTTTAGTCCGTATCGGACCCAGTGAGGTATCGTTCTATGGGATAGATATCTACAACAAAGTCCATAAGCCGGCAAGCGCTTTCGTTAAGGATCCCCGAGTATATGGCCAGTTTGTGCAGGATGGCCACCCGGCTTTATTTTCGATTAC TGACAATAAAGAGCACGcgcttcgtcgtcggcatATGGGCTTGCTTTTCAATAGGAGCAGGGTACCCGCTCTAACACCGATGATGTTAGAGGAGATCTCTCATTTCAACGCGCTATGCCAGTCATTGAGGGCCAAGGGTGTCCCAATCGACTTGGTGCCCACCTGTCGCGCTTTGGAGGCTGATATCATCT CGAGGTTTGCCTTTGGGAACGCCATTGGTGCCATAGACTCTTTGGCGGTTACTGGCGAGGAGCTCCAGATCGTCAAACAGAACGATCTGCAATCCTCCAAAATGCCACTGTACACCAACTTTCCTTCTCTAGTCAAGGTTACTGTTCTGATGTCAACTGTGCTATTCAAGCTGACTGGCCGGGGGCTCGTTCCTCTTGAGAGCCAGAACCGATTCGACTGT TGGGCAAATGATCAACTAAAAGCTACTCTTGACACTGAGAATGCTTCCAGCATGTCGTTCTTAAAGGTTATGGCGGGCATCAGAATCCCGGAACAATGCGCCTTATCTGAGGCCAAGGAGATGCTAGGACCGGGAACTGACACCACCTCTTCTACACTGGCCCATATTTTGTGGGCACTTTCGTTGAACCAGTCATTTAAGAACAGCCTTGTTGCAGACCTGGAATCTGCGCAATGGCCGACGGATATGTCTGCCCTCGAATCAATTCCCAGCCTAGTCGCCTGCGTTAAGGAGGGCGTTCGATGGACAGGTTCTGCCGCGGCGATGCTACCGAGAATTGTACCCAAAGGCGGAGCTGTGCTTGGAGGTATTCAAGTGCCTCAAGGT ACTATGATCTCCAGCTCACCGATTTGGTATCTCCGGGATGAAACCGCATTCCCTGATCCTGAACGTTACCGGCCAGGAAGATGGCTAGACCGCGATGACAATGATCAGTTGTCTGTACTGCGGAATGAGTACTATGTTCCGTTTTCGAAGGGTGCGAGCTCTTGCGTTGGTATCCA CTTCGCGTATCTAGAGCTTTATCTATCTGTCTCTCAAATACTCAGGAGATATCACATCCAACCCGCGGATCCCACCATGGTGAGTGTCGATTGCGAAGCTATTCTACCATCGCGTCGAGAATGGGTCAGTGCGGTGCCTACTAGCCCTTTACATGTGTATCTCTCAGAGAGGAATCTAGACAagtaa
- a CDS encoding uncharacterized protein (COG:Q;~EggNog:ENOG410PK78;~InterPro:IPR036291,IPR002347,IPR020904;~PFAM:PF00106;~go_function: GO:0016491 - oxidoreductase activity [Evidence IEA];~go_process: GO:0055114 - oxidation-reduction process [Evidence IEA]) — MRDISTHIPGANNIRSEGDIQFAVDDIHNSIDVNVLGTFRAITTFLPLMKRGELKKVISISSGMGDIDFINEIQLPIAAPYAVSKAALTTLTAMFAAAYADQGILFASICPGRVDTAEPGATVSSDDLAQLAKYGPKFELYSPGFQPMSPGDAAKSVLAAIERSSLAGGYSGSFLSHNGTKRWM, encoded by the exons ATGCGGGATAT ATCCACGCACATCCCGGGGGCTAATAATATACGAAGTGAGGGTGATATCCAATTTGCCGTTGACGACATCCATAACAGCATCGATGTCAATGTTTTGGGCACTTTCCGGGCAATCACAACATTCCTGCCTCTGATGAAGCGAGGGGAACTCAAGAAGGTCATCTCGATATCTAGTGGGATGGGGGATATCG ATTTCATCAATGAGATTCAACTGCCCATTGCGGCTCCGTACGCGGTCAGCAAAGCAGCACTCACAACCTTGACAGCCATGTTCGCCGCGGCATACGCAGATCAGGGTATTCTCTTTGCATCGATCTGCCCAGGCCGAGTCGATACAGCAGAGCCTGGCGCTACTG TGTCCAGCGATGACCTTGCTCAGCTCGCCAAGTATGGGCCCAAGTTCGAGCTCTACTCGCCTGGCTTTCAACCAATGTCGCCCGGGGATGCCGCGAAGAGTGTCCTCGCTGCTATTGAGCGGTCATCTCTCGCTGGCGGGTACAGTGGTTCGTTTCTGAGCCACAATGGAACCAAGCGGTGGATGTAG
- a CDS encoding uncharacterized protein (InterPro:IPR036291,IPR002347;~go_process: GO:0055114 - oxidation-reduction process [Evidence IEA]): MPVYLVTGVGRGLGYALMKRLAQSPENTVLGLARNKAAVEKRMESDGFNALILEADITNQPSLTRAVEGAAIP, translated from the exons ATGCCTGTGTATCTAGTTACCGGTGTGGGACGCGGCCTAGGT TACGCATTAATGAAAAGACTGGCCCAAAGCCCAGAAAATACCGTGCTTGGTCTTGCCAGAAACAAAGCTGCGGTTGAGAAGCGCATGGAGTCAGATGGATTCAATGCACTGATCCTCGAAGCAGACATAACAAATCAACCGTCTTTAACTCGTGCGGTAGAGGGTGCCGCAATTCCTTAA
- a CDS encoding isocitrate lyase/PEP mutase family protein (COG:C;~EggNog:ENOG410QDJN;~InterPro:IPR039556,IPR018523,IPR015813,IPR040442;~PFAM:PF13714;~go_function: GO:0003824 - catalytic activity [Evidence IEA]), protein MPDTEQYMKPATRLRKLLSQPGVCIQAPGVYDGLCARLAIEQGFKVMYQGGSMTTAARLGRADLAFASLNDFAQNAQMIANIDPRIPLIADADVGFGAPPNIARMVQTYDSCGVAGFHIEDQVANKRCGHLEGKEVVDIETWRTRILACVIGRDSIYGGSDIVIIARTDSLSVEGYDAAIQRLLAARECGADMGFLEAIETEEQIKNAVKALSPMPLMVNLVSNGKTPWFSPSQLGEWGVKLAIYPGAAGKSVLHTIRRAYKYLMETGKDDAEAQGLDPKGFFDVMGLQRDIEIDRLAGGASFANGA, encoded by the exons ATGCCAGACACAGAGCAATACATGAAACCCGCAACGCGGCTCCGCAAGCTCCTCTCCCAACCAGGTGTCTGCATCCAAGCCCCAGGAGTATACGATGGTCTTTGCGCACGTTTAGCCATCGAGCAAGGATTCAAGGTGATG TACCAAGGCGGGTCCATGACAACAGCCGCACGCCTCGGCCGCGCCGACCTAGCATTCGCATCGCTTAACGACTTTGCGCAGAACGCACAGATGATTGCGAATATCGACCCCCGGATCCCGCTTATCGCTGATGCGGACGTTGGGTTCGGGGCGCCGCCGAATATCGCGCGCATGGTGCAGACGTATGACTCTTGTGGGGTGGCCGGGTTCCATATTGAGGATCAGGTTGCGAATAAGCGGTGTGGGCATTtggaagggaaggaggttgttgatatAGA GACGTGGAGGACGAGAATCCTCGCGTGTGTTATTGGAAGGGACTCTATCTACGGGGGCAGTGATATTGTGATTATTGCCAGGACGGATTCTCTATCGGTTGAGGGATATGATGCCGCGATTCAAAGA CTCCTCGCAGCCCGCGAATGCGGTGCAGATATGGGTTTCCTGGAAGCAATCGAGACGGAAGAACAGATTAAAAATGCTGTCAAAGCCCTCTCTCCAATGCCG CTCATGGTGAACTTGGTCTCTAATGGCAAGACTCCCTGGTTTTCACCCTCTCAGCTCGGTGAATGGGGCGTCAAG CTCGCAATATACCCCGGCGCCGCAGGAAAGTCCGTGCTGCACACCATCCGCCGCGCGTACAAGTATCTCATGGAGACTGGCAAAGACGATGCAGAGGCACAGGGCCTTGATCCGAAAGGATTCTTCGATGTTATGGGATTGCAGCGAGATATTGAAATCGATCGTCTTGCGGGGGGTGCGTCGTTTGCTAATGGGGCGTGA
- a CDS encoding uncharacterized protein (COG:O;~EggNog:ENOG410Q2ZZ;~InterPro:IPR038765,IPR036959,IPR001578;~MEROPS:MER0000836;~PFAM:PF01088;~go_function: GO:0004843 - thiol-dependent ubiquitin-specific protease activity [Evidence IEA];~go_process: GO:0006511 - ubiquitin-dependent protein catabolic process [Evidence IEA]), which translates to MPVPQAEIVDGVKTFIPLENNPEILKLLCENLHISPGLNFHDIISTAPEFLQECHFQPCHALIVLAQNPIYEAARSQVELTIPEYKGSGPTEPVVWMKQTIGHACGLMALLHIVFSLHGGRYVLPNTELSALRQQAIPLAPEERAQLLYDSGFLEEAHMDAASRGSSRAPSPRDDNHHHFLAFVQKDREVWELNGGMNGPLFRGVLGQGEDLLSERGLELTAKDFLVAAEQTGCSEMSIVAVTGDDHFAQT; encoded by the exons ATGCCTGTACCGCAGGCAGAAATCGTTGATGGGGTCAAGACCTTCATCCCACTCG AGAACAATCCTGAAatcctcaaactcctctgTGAGAATCTGCACATCTCACCAGGTCTCAACTTCCATGACATCATCTCAACCGCCCCAGAATTCCTCCAAGAGTGCCATTTCCAACCCTGTCACGCCCTTATTGTCCTCGCGCAGAACCCTATATATGAAGCCGCGCGCTCTCAAGTCGAGCTAACTATACCAGAGTATAAAGGCTCCGGCCCCACTGAGCCAGTCGTATGGATGAAGCAGACCATCGGCCACGCTTGCGGGCTGATGGCTCTCCTCCACATTGTCTTCAGCCTGCATGGCGGTCGATATGTACTTCCCAACACCGAACTATCCGCACTCCGGCAACAGGCTATTCCTCTTGCACCCGAGGAGAGAGCGCAGTTACTGTATGACTCCGGTTTCCTGGAAGAGGCGCATATGGATGCGGCATCGCGTGGGTCTTCAAGGGCCCCCTCACCTCGGGATGATAATCATCACCATTTCTTGGCCTTTGTGCAGAAGGATCGGGAAGTCTGGGAGTTGAACGGAGGGATGAATGGGCCTTTATTCCGGGGGGTACTCGGTCAAGGGGAGGATCTCTTGAGTGAGCGAGGGCTGGAGCTTACTGCCAAAGATTTCTTGGTTGCGGCTGAACAGACTGGATGCAGTGAGATGAGTATCGTCGCAGTCACTGGCGATGACCATTTCGCACAGACTTGA
- a CDS encoding uncharacterized protein (COG:S;~EggNog:ENOG410PNXY;~InterPro:IPR009783,IPR032710;~PFAM:PF07080) gives MADLKPPFTKETALAKVKLAQNMWNTQDPPKIALAYTPNCIWRNRTSFFSGTESIVKFLEAKWNRERNYKLRKELFAFQDDRIAVQFWYEYQDVEDGMRWKRCYGLEDWTFDRETGKMCKRMMSGNDTLLGPDGNGEGRWFMDGVDVNEVPIGDEHW, from the exons ATGGCCGACCTCAAGCCACCTTTTACTAAGGAGACCGCGCTCGCGAAAGTGAAGTTAGCCCAGAATATGTGGAATACCCA AGACCCTCCCAAGATTGCGCTGGCATACACACCCAACTGTATCTGGCGAAACCGCACCTCGTTTTTCTCCGGAACCGAGAGTATCGTGAAGTTCTTGGAGGCCAAATGGAATCGGGAGCGCAACTATAAGCTGCGCAAGGAGCTGTTTGCTTTCCAAGATGATCGTATTGCCGTGCAATTCTGGTACGAGTACCAGGATGTAGAAGATGGAATGCGCTGGAAAAGATGTTACGGGCTGGAAGACTGGACTTTTGATCGTGAGACTGGCAAGATGTGCAAACGTATGATGAGCGGAAATGACACCCTCCTTGGGCCGGATGGAAATGGCGAGGGGCGCTGGTTCATGGACGGAGTTGACGTTAACGAGGTCCCAATTGGTGATGAGCACTGGTGA
- a CDS encoding TauD/TfdA family dioxygenase (COG:I;~EggNog:ENOG410PMEX;~InterPro:IPR042098,IPR003819;~PFAM:PF02668;~go_function: GO:0016491 - oxidoreductase activity [Evidence IEA];~go_process: GO:0055114 - oxidation-reduction process [Evidence IEA]), with the protein MSIGTGPKAWKTSDVQRDNSWILRLTPEEVSGFRQALAYAKTHPKDLLDMTQADYPLPEGSKNALSRAIATTLDRWGMCLVKGFPVDEWTEADMRVAYWGMGLYMGVGRTQNRASEVINDVRDAGGSYKVKGGRGYNTNAGLDFHQDSADVVALLCRRTARSGGTSKVTSSIALRERVAELRPDLIPVLESDAWFHSYQNAQDPAQPPYYRCPLMGRCGGCFCARTNRKNIVAAQRDFPEGEVPRLTAMQVEALDLMDSIMPSDEYCYSMELERGDMQLLNSFVTLHSRTPFEDYDVPDEKRHLMRLWLSIPSSQPLPAEWAEYWGDVRAGAVRGGVRGSAITEAFLRYERRQAETMGMSLKTFNM; encoded by the coding sequence ATGTCCATCGGAACCGGCCCCAAAGCCTGGAAAACATCAGACGTCCAGCGCGACAACTCATGGATCCTGCGTCTCACACCAGAAGAAGTCTCAGGCTTCCGGCAGGCCCTCGCCTACGCAAAGACACACCCCAAGGACCTCCTCGACATGACACAAGCCGACTACCCACTGCCAGAAGGTTCCAAAAACGCACTCTCGCGCGCAATCGCAACCACCCTAGACCGCTGGGGCATGTGCCTGGTGAAAGGCTTCCCCGTAGACGAGTGGACAGAGGCTGACATGCGCGTTGCATACTGGGGGATGGGGCTGTACATGGGCGTCGGACGCACCCAGAACCGCGCCAGCGAGGTGATCAACGACGTGCGCGACGCGGGGGGCAGTTACAAGGTCAAGGGCGGGCGTGGATACAACACAAACGCGGGGTTGGATTTCCACCAGGACTCAGCGGATGTGGTTGCGCTGTTGTGTCGACGCACTGCGAGGTCCGGGGGCACGTCAAAGGTCACGAGTAGCATTGCGCTTCGTGAGCGTGTGGCGGAGCTCCGGCCGGATCTGATCCCTGTTCTGGAGTCGGATGCCTGGTTCCATAGTTATCAGAATGCGCAGGATCCGGCGCAGCCGCCTTACTATCGGTGTCCGCTTATGGGGAGGTGTGGGGGGTGTTTCTGTGCGAGGACGAACCGCAAGAATATTGTTGCTGCGCAGCGGGATTTTCCTGAGGGTGAGGTTCCGCGACTTACGGCGATGCAGGTGGAGGCTCTGGATTTGATGGATAGTATCATGCCGAGTGATGAGTATTGCTACTCTATGGAGTTGGAGAGGGGTGATATGCAGTTGTTGAATAGCTTTGTGACGTTGCATTCGCGCACGCCGTTCGAGGATTACGACGTCCCTGATGAGAAGCGTCATCTCATGCGCCTGTGGCTCTCTATCCCCAGCTCGCAGCCCTTGCCGGCTGAGTGGGCTGAGTATTGGGGTgatgttagggctggggCGGTTCGTGGTGGTGTTCGGGGAAGTGCCATAACAGAGGCTTTCCTGAGATACGAGAGACGGCAGGCTGAGACCATGGGCATGTCACTGAAGACATTCAACATGTGA
- a CDS encoding uncharacterized protein (COG:V;~EggNog:ENOG410PK8P;~InterPro:IPR036291,IPR016040;~PFAM:PF13460,PF05368,PF01370) translates to MLIKDRAIPIGSVVVVVGGNGLIGLETCEKLLQAGYKVRGTVRDVIQHSAWMHNLFDEKWPGQFELVSVVDFEEKGAFDEAFKGAAGVIYASTPVNFHPDPAMVVGPIVRSTINTLEAAAKAGVQRYVLSSSSKAVEATGYDGIPRRLTARMYNWDCLLETSCGPRHDSFEWLLDVYSAGRTVAEIAFWSWIAEHRPSFVANCVVPDGNFGRGLNGATSSNQMLKEALAGDWDSVPMPLGFLCDVEDTARLLVAATAKSSLSNERIFAYHKHLTWDDLRQKVRSIRPELVKGDDQRLRGSYLSSAEGEVNRAEEILKDVGQPGFTSEDSMLQNFLQTCFLL, encoded by the exons ATGCTGATAAAGGACCGTGCAATTCCAATTGGCtccgttgttgttgtcgtcggTGGAAATGGACTCATCGGCTTAGAGACATGCGAGAAGCTTTTGCAGGCTGGGTATAAGGTCAGAGGAACCGTCAGAGATGTAATTCAGCATTCGGCTTGGATGCATAATCTGTTTGATGAAAAGTGGCCTGGACAATTCGAACTGGTCTCCGTGGTCGACtttgaggagaagggcgcGTTCGACGAAGCCTTCAAAG GAGCCGCGGGAGTTATTTACGCCTCGACGCCAGTCAACTTCCATCCTGATCCCGCAATGGTTGTCGGTCCAATCGTCAGATCCACGATTAACACTCTAGAAGCTGCAGCCAAAGCAGGAGTCCAACGTTATGTGCTGAGCTCTAGTTCGAAAGCTGTGGAGGCCACCGGATATGACGGTATACCTCGCCGTCTCACGGCTAGGATGTATAACTGGGATTGCCTCCTGGAGACTTCTTGTGGGCCGAGGCATGACTCCTTCGAGTGGCTCCTAGATGTATACAGTGCCGGCAGGACCGTTGCAGAGATAGCCTTCTGGTCTTGGATCGCCGAGCACAGGCCCTCGTTTGTCGCGAACTGCGTCGTCCCAGACGGGAACTTTGGTCGTGGTCTAAACGGCGCGACATCGTCGAACCAAATGCTGAAAGAGGCCTTGGCTGGCGATTGGGACTCTGTTCCTATGCCTCTGG GTTTCCTATGTGACGTGGAGGATACGGCGCGGCTCCTGGTCGCTGCAACTGCCAAATCCTCTCTTTCCAATGAACGGATCTTTGCATACCATAAGCATTTGACTTGGGATGATCTTCGCCAGAAGGTCCGTTCAATCCGACCGGAACTTGTCAAGGGCGACGACCAGCGTCTGCGGGGCAGTTATCTCTCGAGCGCCGAGGGCGAGGTCAATCGGGCAGAGGAGATCTTAAAGGACGTTGGTCAACCAGGGTTCACCAGCGAGGATTCCATGCTGCAGAACTTTCTACAGACCTGCTTTTTGCTTTGA
- a CDS encoding saccharopine dehydrogenase family protein (COG:S;~EggNog:ENOG410PHFU;~InterPro:IPR036291,IPR005097;~PFAM:PF03435;~go_function: GO:0016491 - oxidoreductase activity [Evidence IEA];~go_process: GO:0055114 - oxidation-reduction process [Evidence IEA]), protein MAPLIIYGATGYTGRLASENAKGLNLDFSIAGRTNQKLRMLASSLDVPYSVFDVNSPGPIDSALRDASVLLNCAGPFMRTAKPLMEACIRNNVHYLDISAELESYQQVYSLDEDAKNAQVMLLPGCGGSVAMLGCLAAHAVEAIQSPITIDIALHVAGTMSRGSAISAAENITGECLQVVNSTFAPKDAGETREFNFDDGTGYVTPFPVTLPDLLTLQLSANAPNIRTYVHASGASFPTGDLQSLRLGPTEAEREASPYSAAVTVTSEDDIPRTAVLHTVNGYTFTAMASVQAARRVLDHQVMLKVGFQTPVQVFGKRFIHSVPGSEIRGPYPK, encoded by the coding sequence ATGGCGCCATTGATCATTTACGGCGCAACAGGATACACTGGTCGACTGGCCAGTGAGAATGCCAAAGGCCTCAATCTGGACTTCTCGATTGCAGGCAGAACAAACCAGAAGCTCCGAATGTTGGCATCTTCACTTGATGTCCCCTATTCGGTTTTCGATGTGAACAGCCCTGGTCCGATCGACTCCGCATTGAGAGATGCCTCTGTTCTGCTCAATTGCGCCGGACCGTTTATGCGCACAGCCAAACCGCTCATGGAGGCATGCATACGAAATAACGTGCACTACCTCGATATTTCcgcagagctggagagcTACCAACAAGTATACAGCCTGGACGAAGACGCAAAGAATGCCCAAGTCATGCTTCTACCCGGCTGCGGCGGGAGCGTTGCAATGCTAGGTTGCCTGGCGGCTCATGCTGTCGAGGCTATCCAGAGTCCCATCACAATCGACATCGCCTTACACGTCGCCGGTACCATGTCCCGCGGCTCAGCAATTAGTGCAGCCGAGAACATCACAGGGGAGTGCCTCCAGGTTGTCAATAGCACATTCGCGCCAAAGGATGCGGGCGAAACCAGAGAATTCAATTTCGACGATGGCACCGGATATGTCACTCCGTTTCCGGTGACATTGCCAGATCTTCTTACCCTGCAGCTGTCTGCGAATGCCCCCAACATCAGAACATACGTTCACGCCAGCGGTGCCAGCTTCCCAACCGGGGATCTTCAGTCATTGCGTCTGGGCCCAACGGAGGCCGAGAGGGAAGCATCGCCATATAGCGCAGCGGTCACCGTCACGTCCGAAGACGACATTCCGCGAACTGCCGTCCTCCACACAGTAAATGGATATACCTTCACAGCGATGGCGTCCGTACAGGCTGCAAGGCGAGTCCTAGATCATCAGGTCATGCTCAAGGTCGGCTTTCAGACGCCTGTCCAGGTATTCGGTAAACGGTTTATTCATTCTGTGCCAGGATCTGAGATTCGGGGACCCTATCCTAAATGA